A genomic window from Klebsiella quasipneumoniae subsp. quasipneumoniae includes:
- a CDS encoding aldehyde dehydrogenase family protein — protein sequence MSHARPGLTTCSQYDAALHALSAARQRWAETSVNRRLALLRQIKDALASIAPAWVEAAARAKGLPPGDPLTGEEWLAGPCALMVGCNGLIATLEQLEEKTFLRRIPLRTLADGRLALRVVPGTLWDRLLLSGVRAEIWMQPGVTRANLDRCAAAAYDIPPAARQGKLALVLGAGNVASIAPLDVLHKLFIENQVCLLKLNPVNDYLHDLLAQALAPLIAMDALRIVTGDAQAGAWLTTHPAVDEIHITGSRESHDAIVWGDGEAARQRRAAGTPLNQRRVTSELGGVSPTIIVPGPWSEADIAFQAQQLATQKMNNGGFNCVASQVLILQQGWEPASALLNQLYRLIAANTRPDYYPGAENRLTDFRLRARQPLEIARGDALPLIVANTEDDPDFCQQEVFGPGLSVTRLEADSAESFLRQAIGYANQRLQGTLGANIVIHPRTRKAIGRKRFNALIAELRYGTVAINCWSGVAFLLAPCPWGAFPGHRLDDIQSGRGKVHNSFMLEKTERTVIEAPFRPFPRSLWHGELTLMPLPPWFITHRGQEAVAQRLVDFYHRPRWRKLPAILWRALRG from the coding sequence ATGAGCCACGCGCGACCCGGTCTGACGACCTGCTCTCAGTATGACGCAGCGCTGCACGCCTTGTCGGCGGCGCGCCAGCGCTGGGCGGAGACCTCAGTGAATCGTCGTCTGGCGCTCCTGCGCCAGATCAAGGATGCCCTGGCTTCAATTGCTCCTGCGTGGGTGGAGGCGGCGGCGAGGGCCAAAGGACTACCGCCAGGCGATCCGCTGACGGGCGAAGAGTGGCTGGCAGGCCCCTGCGCGCTGATGGTCGGCTGCAACGGGCTTATCGCCACCCTGGAGCAGCTGGAGGAGAAAACCTTTCTCCGGCGGATCCCGCTGCGGACGCTGGCGGACGGCCGCCTGGCGCTGCGGGTGGTGCCCGGCACGCTCTGGGATCGACTGTTGCTGTCTGGTGTTCGCGCTGAAATTTGGATGCAGCCGGGGGTCACCCGGGCCAATCTCGATCGCTGCGCGGCGGCCGCATACGATATCCCGCCGGCCGCGCGGCAGGGCAAGCTGGCGCTGGTGCTCGGCGCCGGGAATGTGGCCTCTATCGCGCCGCTGGACGTATTACACAAACTGTTTATTGAAAATCAGGTCTGCCTGCTGAAGCTCAACCCGGTGAATGATTATCTGCACGATCTGCTGGCTCAGGCTCTGGCGCCGCTGATCGCCATGGATGCGCTCCGCATCGTCACCGGCGACGCCCAGGCGGGGGCGTGGCTGACCACCCATCCCGCTGTCGATGAGATCCATATCACCGGCTCGCGGGAGAGCCATGACGCTATCGTCTGGGGCGATGGTGAGGCGGCTCGCCAGCGTCGGGCCGCCGGGACGCCGCTGAACCAGCGTCGGGTGACCTCGGAGCTGGGCGGCGTCAGCCCTACCATTATCGTCCCCGGTCCGTGGAGCGAGGCGGATATCGCTTTTCAGGCGCAGCAGCTGGCGACGCAGAAGATGAACAATGGCGGGTTTAACTGCGTGGCCAGCCAGGTGCTGATCCTGCAGCAGGGTTGGGAGCCAGCGTCGGCCCTGCTTAATCAGCTGTACCGGCTGATCGCCGCCAATACCCGCCCGGACTATTACCCCGGCGCGGAAAACCGGCTGACTGACTTTCGCCTGCGCGCCCGTCAGCCGCTGGAGATAGCCCGCGGCGACGCGCTGCCGTTGATTGTGGCGAACACCGAGGATGATCCGGACTTCTGCCAGCAGGAGGTCTTTGGCCCGGGGCTGTCGGTCACCCGCCTTGAGGCCGACAGCGCGGAAAGCTTTTTGCGCCAGGCGATCGGCTATGCCAATCAGCGGCTGCAGGGCACGCTGGGGGCCAATATTGTGATCCACCCGCGCACCCGCAAGGCGATTGGGCGTAAGCGTTTTAACGCGCTGATCGCCGAGCTGCGCTATGGCACGGTGGCGATCAACTGCTGGAGCGGGGTGGCCTTTCTGTTAGCTCCCTGCCCGTGGGGGGCGTTTCCCGGCCACAGGCTCGACGATATTCAGAGCGGGCGGGGCAAGGTGCATAACAGCTTTATGCTGGAGAAAACCGAGCGCACGGTGATTGAGGCGCCGTTTCGGCCGTTTCCGCGCAGTCTGTGGCATGGCGAACTGACGCTGATGCCCCTGCCGCCCTGGTTTATTACTCACCGGGGGCAGGAAGCGGTGGCGCAGCGGCTGGTGGATTTTTACCATCGGCCGCGCTGGCGCAAGCTGCCGGCGATCCTCTGGCGCGCGCTGAGGGGCTAA
- a CDS encoding long-chain fatty acid--CoA ligase has translation MPSPMIYQDLTTTALLSHAAQYHSETEIVSVGAGGEKERSSWGEVASRAQRLASALASLGLPPGARCATLAWNNRRHLEIYFAVASGGWVTHTVNPRLSVDHLRYILNDAADEVLFFDQTFLPLVAQLLPQLPTVKHVVLMAPRSEAALSQLPSLLFFDELLQQGMADYRWPPLNELTPASLCYTSGTTGRPKGVLNTHRSLVLHALSGNQPDAAGISARDSLLPVVPMFHVNAWGTPFIAAMVGARLVLPGPHLDGDSLLQLLAAEKVTVAFGVPVIWAGLLAAMRRSDMRLPDFKRAFVGGSALPPSMMEAFQHDYGITLIHAWGMTETSPIGTINTLLSKHDALPAPEQQKQRTGQGRPIFGIELQVVDVEGDPLPMDGQSQGYLQVRGHWVVEQYYGQDESALTAAGWFDTGDIGTLDANGYLVISDRAKDIIKSGGEWISTVELENIAIAHQAVRSAAAIAARHPRWDERPVLLCVRVEGGEVEESDLLAWFEKRVPKWQIPDRVIFVDALPVSATGKVLKNQLRQAYGEILMSEGK, from the coding sequence ATGCCGTCACCGATGATTTATCAGGATCTCACTACCACCGCGCTGCTCAGCCATGCGGCGCAATACCACAGCGAGACGGAGATCGTCTCGGTGGGCGCCGGCGGTGAGAAGGAGCGCAGCAGCTGGGGGGAAGTGGCCAGCCGCGCTCAGCGGCTGGCATCGGCGCTGGCGTCGCTGGGGCTGCCGCCGGGCGCCCGCTGCGCCACCCTCGCATGGAACAATCGCCGCCACCTGGAGATCTATTTTGCCGTCGCCTCCGGCGGCTGGGTGACGCACACCGTCAATCCGCGGCTGTCGGTTGACCATCTGCGGTATATCCTCAACGACGCTGCCGACGAGGTGCTGTTCTTTGACCAGACCTTTTTGCCGCTGGTGGCGCAGCTCCTGCCGCAGCTGCCGACGGTGAAACACGTCGTGCTGATGGCGCCCCGCAGCGAAGCGGCGCTCAGCCAGCTGCCCTCATTGCTGTTTTTTGACGAACTGTTGCAGCAGGGGATGGCAGACTATCGCTGGCCGCCGCTCAATGAACTGACGCCGGCCTCGCTCTGCTACACCTCGGGGACCACCGGCCGACCGAAAGGGGTGTTGAATACCCATCGTTCGCTGGTCCTGCATGCCCTGAGCGGCAATCAGCCGGACGCCGCCGGGATCTCGGCCAGGGATAGCCTGTTGCCGGTGGTGCCGATGTTCCATGTCAACGCGTGGGGGACGCCGTTTATCGCCGCCATGGTCGGCGCGCGGCTGGTGCTACCGGGGCCGCACCTCGATGGCGACAGCCTGCTGCAGCTGCTGGCCGCCGAGAAGGTGACGGTGGCGTTCGGCGTGCCGGTGATCTGGGCCGGTCTGTTGGCGGCGATGCGGCGGTCGGACATGCGGCTGCCTGATTTTAAACGCGCGTTTGTCGGGGGCTCCGCGCTGCCGCCGTCGATGATGGAGGCCTTTCAGCACGATTACGGCATTACGCTGATCCACGCCTGGGGAATGACCGAAACATCGCCCATCGGCACCATTAACACGCTGTTGAGCAAACATGACGCACTCCCGGCGCCGGAGCAGCAAAAACAGCGTACCGGTCAGGGGCGGCCTATTTTTGGCATCGAGCTACAGGTGGTGGATGTCGAGGGGGACCCACTGCCGATGGACGGCCAAAGTCAGGGATATCTGCAGGTCAGAGGGCACTGGGTGGTGGAGCAGTACTATGGTCAGGACGAAAGCGCCCTGACCGCGGCAGGCTGGTTTGATACCGGCGATATCGGTACGCTCGACGCCAATGGTTATCTGGTGATCAGCGATCGGGCAAAGGATATCATCAAGTCCGGCGGCGAGTGGATCTCCACCGTTGAGCTGGAGAATATCGCCATCGCGCATCAGGCGGTGCGCAGCGCGGCGGCCATCGCCGCCCGTCACCCGCGCTGGGACGAGCGGCCGGTGCTGCTGTGCGTTCGCGTGGAAGGGGGCGAAGTGGAAGAGAGCGATCTGCTGGCCTGGTTTGAGAAACGGGTGCCCAAATGGCAGATCCCGGACCGGGTGATATTTGTCGATGCGCTACCGGTCAGCGCCACGGGCAAGGTGCTCAAGAATCAGCTGCGCCAGGCCTATGGAGAGATTTTAATGAGTGAGGGAAAATGA
- the nagK gene encoding N-acetylglucosamine kinase → MYYGFDIGGSKIALGVFNQERRLQWEKRVATPKSSYEDFLQAVEALVREADARFDRQGTVGIGIPGMPETADGTLYAANVPAASGRPLRADLSARLGRDVRLDNDANCFALSEAWDDEFTQYPLVMGLILGTGVGGGLVLNGKSITGHSYITGEFGHIRLPVDALEVVGRDFPLLRCGCGQLGCIENYLSGRGFAWLYEHFYQQPLTSPEIVAQWQQHDPRAQAHVERYLDLLAVCLGNILTIVDPDLLVLGGGLSNFTAISEGLAQRLPRHLLPVARVPRIERARHGDAGGMRGAAFLHLSH, encoded by the coding sequence ATGTACTATGGATTTGACATTGGCGGCAGCAAGATAGCGCTGGGCGTATTTAATCAGGAGCGGCGGCTGCAGTGGGAAAAACGCGTCGCCACGCCGAAAAGCAGTTATGAGGATTTTCTCCAGGCGGTGGAGGCGCTGGTCCGCGAGGCCGATGCGCGCTTCGACCGGCAGGGGACGGTTGGGATCGGTATCCCGGGGATGCCGGAAACGGCGGACGGCACGCTGTATGCCGCTAACGTGCCTGCCGCCAGCGGCCGGCCGCTGCGCGCCGACCTCAGCGCGCGGCTGGGGCGCGATGTGCGCCTCGATAATGACGCCAATTGCTTCGCGCTGTCGGAAGCGTGGGACGATGAGTTTACGCAATACCCGCTGGTGATGGGGCTGATCCTCGGCACCGGCGTGGGCGGCGGCCTGGTGTTGAACGGTAAATCGATTACCGGACATAGCTATATCACCGGCGAGTTTGGTCATATTCGTCTGCCGGTGGATGCCCTGGAGGTGGTCGGGCGTGATTTTCCGCTGCTTCGCTGCGGCTGCGGCCAGCTGGGCTGCATTGAAAATTATCTCTCCGGCCGCGGTTTCGCCTGGCTGTATGAACATTTTTATCAGCAACCGCTTACCTCGCCGGAGATTGTGGCGCAGTGGCAGCAGCACGATCCCCGCGCCCAGGCGCACGTCGAGCGCTATCTCGATCTGCTGGCGGTGTGTCTGGGAAATATACTGACCATTGTCGACCCGGATTTGCTGGTGCTCGGCGGTGGATTATCTAACTTTACGGCCATTAGCGAAGGGCTGGCGCAGCGATTGCCGCGCCATCTTCTGCCGGTCGCCAGGGTACCGCGCATTGAGCGCGCGCGCCACGGCGATGCCGGGGGAATGCGCGGTGCGGCCTTCCTTCATCTGAGCCATTAA
- the cobB gene encoding Sir2 family NAD+-dependent deacetylase, whose protein sequence is MQSRRLHRLSRFRRNKRQLRDRLRQRIFFREDRMKPEAMAKPRVVVLTGAGISAESGIKTFRAADGLWEEHRVEDVATPEGFARDPALVQAFYNARRRQLQSPEIAPNAAHLALARLEDLLGDHFLLVTQNIDNLHERAGNRRVIHMHGELLKVRCSWSGQVLEWTGDVTAEDKCHCCQFPAALRPHVVWFGEMPLGMDEIYSALAEADIFIAIGTSGHVYPAAGFVHEARLHGAHTVELNLEPSQVGSEFAEKHYGLASEVVPAFIDKLLQENAL, encoded by the coding sequence ATGCAGTCGCGCCGTTTACATCGATTGAGCCGTTTTCGTCGCAATAAACGTCAGTTGCGTGACCGTCTGCGTCAGCGGATTTTCTTTAGGGAGGACAGGATGAAGCCTGAAGCGATGGCCAAACCGAGAGTGGTGGTGTTAACCGGCGCGGGCATATCGGCGGAGTCGGGGATCAAAACTTTCCGCGCGGCCGATGGCCTGTGGGAAGAGCATCGGGTGGAAGATGTGGCGACGCCGGAAGGCTTCGCCCGCGACCCGGCGCTGGTGCAGGCGTTCTACAACGCCCGCCGTCGTCAGCTGCAGAGTCCGGAGATCGCGCCGAACGCGGCACATCTGGCGCTGGCGCGTCTGGAGGATCTGCTGGGCGACCATTTTCTGCTGGTCACCCAGAATATCGATAATCTGCATGAACGCGCCGGCAACCGCCGGGTGATCCATATGCACGGCGAGCTGCTGAAGGTGCGCTGTTCGTGGAGCGGCCAGGTGCTGGAGTGGACCGGGGACGTCACCGCAGAGGACAAATGCCACTGCTGCCAGTTCCCGGCGGCGCTGCGTCCGCACGTGGTCTGGTTTGGCGAAATGCCGCTGGGGATGGACGAGATCTACAGCGCGCTGGCCGAAGCGGATATTTTTATCGCCATCGGCACCTCCGGCCACGTCTATCCGGCGGCCGGCTTTGTGCACGAGGCGCGACTGCACGGCGCCCATACCGTTGAACTGAACCTCGAGCCCAGCCAGGTGGGCAGCGAGTTTGCCGAAAAGCACTACGGGCTGGCAAGCGAAGTGGTACCCGCCTTTATCGATAAGCTGCTGCAGGAAAACGCGCTGTAA
- the lolD gene encoding lipoprotein-releasing ABC transporter ATP-binding protein LolD, with product MNKILLQCDNLCKRYQEGNVQTDVLHNVSFSIDEGEMMAIVGTSGSGKSTLLHLLGGLDTPTSGDVIFSGQPMSKLSTAARADLRNRELGFIYQFHHLLPDFSALENVAMPLLIGKKKPADIERQAKAMLQAVGLEHRSQHRPSELSGGERQRVAIARALVNKPRLVLADEPTGNLDARNADSIFQLLGELNLAQRTAFLVVTHDLLLAKRMSRQLEMRDGRLTADLTLMGAE from the coding sequence ATGAATAAGATCCTGCTGCAATGCGACAACCTGTGCAAACGCTATCAGGAAGGCAATGTGCAAACCGATGTCCTGCACAATGTCAGCTTCAGCATTGATGAAGGCGAGATGATGGCCATCGTCGGCACCTCCGGCTCCGGCAAAAGTACCCTGCTGCATCTGCTGGGCGGCCTGGATACGCCGACCTCTGGCGACGTGATTTTCTCCGGTCAGCCGATGAGTAAGCTTTCCACCGCCGCGCGCGCCGACCTGCGCAACCGCGAGCTGGGCTTTATCTATCAGTTCCACCATCTGCTGCCGGACTTTAGCGCGCTGGAAAACGTGGCGATGCCGCTGCTGATTGGTAAAAAGAAGCCGGCGGACATTGAACGCCAGGCGAAAGCAATGCTGCAGGCGGTCGGGCTTGAACACCGCAGCCAACACCGTCCGTCGGAGCTCTCCGGCGGCGAACGCCAGCGGGTGGCGATTGCCCGCGCGCTGGTGAACAAACCGCGGCTGGTATTGGCGGATGAGCCGACCGGGAACCTCGACGCCCGCAACGCGGACAGCATCTTCCAGCTGCTGGGCGAACTGAACCTCGCGCAGCGCACCGCGTTTCTGGTGGTGACCCACGACCTGCTGCTGGCGAAGCGGATGAGCCGCCAGCTGGAGATGCGCGATGGCCGCCTGACCGCCGACCTGACCCTGATGGGGGCCGAGTAA
- the lolE gene encoding lipoprotein-releasing ABC transporter permease subunit LolE yields MASPLSLLIALRFSRGRRRGGMVSLISVISTIGIALGVAVLIVGLSAMNGFERELNHRVLAVVPHGEIEPVNQPWNNWQEALAKVQKVKGIVAAAPYINFTGLVESGSNMRAIQVKGVDPQQETRLSALPTFVQNNAWAGFKAGEQQVILGKGVADALHVKQGDWVSIMIPNADADHQLLQPKRVRLHVTGILQLSGQLDHSFAMIPMQDAQQYLEMGGSVTGIAIKVTDVFHANKLVRDAGEVTNSYVYIKSWIGTYGYMYRDIQMIRAIMYLAMVLVIGVACFNIVSTLVMAVKDKSGDIAVLRTLGAKDGLIRAIFVWYGLLAGSVGSLFGVVIGVICALNLTSIINGIEYLIGHKFLSGDIYFIDFMPSELHWLDVFYVLVTALLLSLLASWYPARRASRIDPARVLSGQ; encoded by the coding sequence ATGGCCTCTCCTTTATCGTTATTAATTGCATTGCGTTTCAGCCGCGGCCGGCGGCGCGGCGGCATGGTGTCGCTGATCTCGGTGATCTCCACCATCGGCATTGCGCTGGGGGTGGCGGTGCTGATCGTCGGTCTCAGCGCGATGAACGGCTTTGAGCGCGAGCTGAACCACCGCGTGCTGGCGGTGGTGCCGCACGGTGAAATCGAACCCGTGAACCAGCCGTGGAATAACTGGCAGGAGGCGCTGGCGAAGGTGCAGAAGGTGAAGGGGATTGTCGCGGCGGCGCCCTATATTAACTTCACCGGCCTGGTGGAGAGCGGCAGCAATATGCGCGCCATCCAGGTGAAAGGGGTCGACCCGCAGCAGGAAACCCGGCTCAGCGCGCTGCCCACCTTTGTGCAGAATAACGCGTGGGCCGGCTTCAAGGCCGGCGAACAGCAGGTGATTCTGGGTAAAGGCGTCGCCGATGCCCTGCACGTGAAGCAGGGGGACTGGGTGTCGATCATGATCCCTAACGCCGACGCCGACCATCAACTGCTGCAGCCGAAACGCGTCAGGCTGCATGTGACCGGTATTTTACAGCTGAGCGGCCAGCTCGATCATAGTTTTGCCATGATCCCGATGCAGGATGCGCAGCAGTACCTGGAGATGGGCGGCAGCGTGACCGGCATTGCCATCAAGGTCACCGACGTTTTCCATGCTAACAAGCTGGTGCGCGACGCCGGCGAGGTGACCAACAGCTACGTCTACATCAAGAGCTGGATTGGCACCTACGGCTATATGTATCGCGATATCCAGATGATCCGCGCCATTATGTACCTGGCGATGGTGCTGGTGATCGGCGTGGCCTGCTTCAACATCGTCTCGACGCTGGTGATGGCGGTCAAAGACAAAAGCGGCGATATTGCGGTGCTGCGCACGCTTGGCGCAAAAGACGGCTTAATTCGCGCGATTTTCGTGTGGTATGGTTTATTAGCCGGATCGGTAGGCAGCCTGTTCGGGGTGGTGATCGGCGTGATCTGCGCGTTGAATCTGACGTCAATCATCAACGGCATCGAATACCTGATTGGGCATAAATTCCTCTCCGGCGACATCTATTTTATTGACTTCATGCCGTCTGAACTGCACTGGCTGGACGTCTTTTATGTGCTGGTGACAGCACTGTTGCTGAGTTTGCTGGCCAGCTGGTATCCCGCCCGCCGCGCCAGCCGTATCGACCCGGCGAGGGTGCTGAGTGGCCAGTAA
- the lolC gene encoding lipoprotein-releasing ABC transporter permease subunit LolC: MYQPAALFIGLRYMRGRAADRFGRFVSWLSTIGITLGVMALVTVLSVMNGFERELQNNILGLMPQAILSAKQGSVNPQQLPEREAKLQGVTRVAPITTGDVVLQSARSVAVGVMLGIDPAQNDPLTPYLVNVKQSDLQAGKYNVILGEQLAGQLGVNRGDKIRVMVPSASQFTPMGRVPSQRLFTVIGTFAANSEVDGYQMLTNIDDASRLMRYPLGNITGWRLWLDKPLQVDTLSQQTLPSGTQWQDWRERKGELFQAVRMEKNMMGLLLSLIVAVAAFNIITSLGMMVMEKQGEVAILQTQGLTPRQIMAVFMVQGASAGIVGALLGAVLGALLASQLNNLMPIIGAFLDGAALPVAIEPLQVIVIALVAMALALLSTLYPSWRAAATQPAEALRYE, from the coding sequence ATGTACCAACCTGCCGCACTCTTTATCGGCCTGCGCTATATGCGCGGGCGCGCAGCCGACCGCTTCGGTCGTTTCGTCTCCTGGCTTTCCACCATCGGTATTACCCTCGGCGTCATGGCGCTGGTGACGGTCCTGTCGGTGATGAACGGCTTTGAACGCGAACTGCAAAACAACATCCTGGGGCTGATGCCCCAGGCCATTCTTAGCGCCAAACAGGGTTCGGTGAATCCCCAACAGCTGCCGGAGCGCGAGGCGAAACTCCAGGGCGTCACCCGCGTGGCGCCGATCACCACCGGCGACGTGGTGCTGCAGAGCGCGCGCAGCGTGGCGGTCGGGGTCATGCTGGGCATCGACCCGGCGCAGAACGATCCCCTGACACCGTACCTGGTGAACGTCAAACAGAGCGATCTGCAGGCGGGCAAATATAACGTGATTCTCGGCGAGCAGCTGGCGGGCCAGCTGGGGGTGAATCGCGGCGATAAAATTCGCGTGATGGTCCCCTCCGCCAGCCAGTTTACGCCGATGGGACGCGTGCCGAGCCAGCGTCTGTTTACAGTCATCGGCACCTTCGCCGCCAATAGCGAAGTCGATGGTTATCAGATGCTGACCAACATCGACGATGCTTCCCGTTTGATGCGCTATCCGCTGGGGAATATCACCGGCTGGCGCCTGTGGCTGGATAAACCGCTGCAAGTGGATACCCTCAGCCAGCAGACGCTGCCGTCGGGCACCCAGTGGCAGGACTGGCGCGAGCGCAAGGGCGAACTGTTCCAGGCGGTGCGTATGGAGAAAAATATGATGGGCCTGCTGCTCAGCCTGATCGTCGCCGTCGCGGCCTTCAATATTATTACCTCGCTGGGGATGATGGTGATGGAGAAGCAGGGCGAAGTGGCGATCCTGCAGACCCAGGGGCTGACGCCGCGACAGATTATGGCCGTCTTTATGGTGCAGGGCGCCAGCGCCGGGATCGTCGGCGCGCTGCTGGGAGCCGTGCTTGGCGCGCTGCTGGCCAGCCAGTTGAATAATTTAATGCCGATCATCGGCGCCTTCCTTGACGGCGCGGCGCTGCCGGTGGCGATTGAGCCGCTGCAGGTTATTGTTATCGCCCTGGTGGCGATGGCGCTGGCATTGTTGTCTACGTTGTACCCTTCCTGGCGCGCTGCCGCCACTCAACCCGCTGAGGCTTTACGTTATGAATAA